ACAGTACAGATAGGCAAAGTGACATAATACaaccccctgccccccaaaatcccacatttaataaagaaatgaacaCCAGTGGTGAAGAAAGTTATCAACTAGTTTAATGCTTGATAGAACAGAAATAAATCTCAAAGTCAAATAGTATGCACTCACGTGAAGAAAATACAGAGTTAGCTACTCAATGGTTTGTTCAATGAAAATGGATTCATCAACCTTCCCACGTTGTTGGTCAATCAATTCTTCTGGTAACTCTTAGCACAGATCAGTAGAAAGAGTATGAAATGTTTTGagacctagaaaaaaaaatcccaaattcgCTGGAAATGTTAGCATCTGCTTATATGTCCCATCTATGGCAGAGTTCTAACCTATGAACTCCTTTATAAGGCGATCGATTTCTAGACTGAAGTTTTCAAAACTATCTAACTAGGGTCAAACCATCTTCTGGCACATCTACAATGAAAAGACAATCCATAGTGGCAGAAATCCCCCAGCCAAGAGGCCCTACTTCCCAAAGGGACTGTGTGTCACCTTTGGTGGCATTTAATGATTCAGTCTCATACTGATAAAGGTGATCAAAGAGACACCATGCTACAGAGATATACTGTCACTGAAGGGTAGAGCAGATCCCACTGGAGCATGCATACAGAATGCAGCCAGAATTAAAGAATCACAGATGAAGCACATTATAATATTATGGAAGGAAATGGTAGACTAGGGAGATCACAGCTCAGAGGAGAAAGATCAATGACGATTCAATATCAATACAAATCTTGTACACAAGGGCAAAGGGCTAAAGTGGCTTTGTCTACTAAAGCCTTGGAAGTGTCTAACTTCTAAGCAACTTCTGCTAACAGCATCATCTATCCTAATTGGGACAAGGTACCTGTCAGAACTCTAAacttgggagagaggaaaagggggagtggggagaggaagaataACAGATAAAAAGCACTGAAAACTAGAGATTTTTGATTCTACAGCAATCTGGCTTGAATCAGGACATAGGCCACATCTACTCTACTGTACCATCAACAaccaaggaaggaaagggaaggaaactcGGTTGGGGGAAAGAAGAAACTGGCATTTCTCATCTTTAAGGGGTGGAATATCTTCTCAGATGGTAGCTGTAGATCTTGACACAGTGATCCCAACAGTCCAAAACCAGCAGCTGCCCCTTAGGTGTGAGGGCAATGCCAACCGGACAGGTAAGACCCTCTCGAATAAGGACACTGTAGCCCCCACCCTTGGGAAAATGGAGAATTTCCTTGCGGCTGCTATCAGCCACAATGAGGTCACCCCGAGCATCTACACACATGCCAGCAATGCATCGGAAATCCTCATTTTCAGAGAAGAAGTGACTGATCTGCCGGCCCAGCTGCCCGTCTGGGCCCACAGAGCCAATGGAGAATCCACCCTCCAGGTGGTGTTCATTCTGTCGGTTTTCCACATTGAGACCCAAGCCTTGGGTGAAATAGACTGTGCCTTCCGCATCACAGGTGACAAATTTGGGCCtcacagcactgcagaggcagctgTATTTGACTACTCCTGCTCCTCGGTCCACAGTGAAACACCAAAGCTTCCCACCTTCCACGTCAGTCACCACAAACTGGCCAGATGGTAGGGCCGTGAtgccccatggtttgctcagctggCTCCTGTGACAGGCCACACAGTGGCCATCCAAGGTATAGACTTTAAGGGAGTTGTCATAGCTGTCGGTCACACCAATCAGCCCATGGCAGTTCATGGCCACAGAAAGAGGAGTGAGATTGGGCAAATCAGCTCCAAGGAAACTCAACACAAAGCTGTCAATGCCACTGGGGCTGCGGCGGATCTCCTTCAAAAAGCCTTTGCGGTTGAACACTTGGATACGATAGTTGCCACGGTCAGCAACCAGCACCTCACTCTGACTGGTCACATAGAGACTGACTGGAAGATTGAACATACCTGGGGTGCTTCCTTTTGCCCCCATCTTCTTGAGAAAGAGACACTGCTGGATACCAGAGGCTGCCTCAGAATTCCGTTGTTTCGCAGGTGAAGCCCTAGGGCTGGCAACCACTTCCTCGGGGCTCATGTCCATCTCCTTAAAAGtaacagaggctgaggcagcagatgCTACTGCCTCTTCCATTGCCCAGGAATCTTCCATGTTAACTGTCCGGGGCTTCTTAACAGCTTGCCCAATCTGCAGGGGACCAACATGCCCTACTTTAAGGAGCTCCACATCTTGCAGGGTAAGCTCCCGGGGTAGGTTGGCAGTGAGCTCTGGTTCCTCCTCATCTGCTGTCTCCTCCAGCAGTGCTACATCAGCCTGCTTGATCTTGGCTAGAAAGTAGTCACAGCGAGACACAGCCTGCACCTCTGCGATGTTGAGCAGGTAGCTCTGCTCCTCTACCACTTGACTGTTGGACTTCTCAACCTCAGCCAAAGAGCCTGTGAAGAACTTCCGAGAGCGGGCTAACTCTTCCTGGACCCTGCGCTCTTCATGGCCATACTCTTGAAGAACAGCCTTATACCTTGCTTGAAGGTCTCTGGAGACACCCTCCAAGGCTACCTTCCGCCTCTGCAACTCTCCGGTAAGTTCCCTTAGGCGAGTCAACTTCTCCCCAAAGTCCCTCCGCCGTTCCTCGGCTGCCTCCTTGACAGGGAGTGTACAGTGGCCAGGAGGTTGGTGATCTGCCTCCCGGCAGGGTTCACACAACACCAAACCACAGCTTCTGCAGAACTGTCGAGGCAGCCTCCGGCCACAAGCTCGGCACATGAGCAGACCGACGGCCTCACTGAGCCCAGCTGTGTCGATGATCTTCAACACTGTCAGGTTGTCTGTCAGCTGGGTCAGGCTGGTGATGCGGGTAATCTTGCTGCAAAAGGGACATCGGACACCATTGATGCTACTGGCCAGGAGCTTCTCCAGACACTGGCGGCAGATAGTATGGCCACAGTGCAGCAGCTTGGGACGCAGTTGCTCTTCAGTGAAGGACTCCATGCAGATGGGGCATTCTAGCACTTCCCGGAGGGCATCCAGGTTCAGGTGAGAAGCTGCTGCAGCAGCAGCCATTGCTCTTCCTTGCAGAGGCTCCTACTAACACAGCCTAGAGCTCAACAGCTTAATAGTCATGCCCCAGTGTCAAATTCCTgttaaagagaaaagcaaaccaTTACTCATTTGTATACTGCCTATATAAGTTAATCCTGTTTAGAAACACATACAGTATAGCTATAATCATCCACTtaatcatttacttatttaacaAATGTTTTATTGCAGTCATGTCTCAGGCAAAAgtgacacacagaaaaaaattaaaacaatatgcaTGAGTGAATTCTGGGAGGAGCCAAAATGCCCTAGGTCAGTCTCCCTAtcatctataaaatagaaatgacaacATCTATCTGATATGGTCATTGGAAGGGTTCAATAAAATGCTATACAAGCAAAAAAAACCAGAATAACCCTGCCCAGAAAACAAAGTCACACGAAGGTCACACCACTTCAGTGGGATACAGTGGGTACAGTGATAGAACCTGACGGTTGAGGAAAGTTGGTCACAAGTGGTGCTACTTGTAAGATTAAGTCTTGAAAGCAACAAGGCAATGAGACAGACAGGTATTTTAGGCAAAGAATACTGTGTGAGTTCGGTATGGAAGCCTTTTTACTGTCATAGTTTATAGTCTCTGATGTTTGGGAGTTAAGGAATCATTCAGAGAAATACAATTCTAATGACTAACCTTAATCTCTGATTTGCAAAACATCAGATAGGGATGctacatatttttcatttgtctATCTTCCTACCTAGTCACCTGGCCACCCATGGTAGTCTAGGCATCACATACTATACAAAACATTGAGTTCCAGCATACACGTGCTACCCTACTTTAGAGAGACAAGATAACGTAAGTTAGGACTCAAGACAGACTCAATCTGATAGATCCTGAAGTAGACTCATTCTTACTTAGAGGAAAATTGCACTTTAGAGAGGCTGTAGCACTTACTTTGGCCTAGAAGAACATAGAAATGAGATGGGAGAACAAAGTAGCAAGCAAAGGGTAAAGCCTTAACAAAGCTGGGAAGGCAGATGGAAAACACTAAGTTCTGTATTTATTGGGATGAGAACTGAAAACACTTGATGTCTCTATGTTTAATTTTCTGCATCTGTAAGATGGAAGCAGCACATCCTTTACTGGG
This DNA window, taken from Cricetulus griseus strain 17A/GY chromosome 2, alternate assembly CriGri-PICRH-1.0, whole genome shotgun sequence, encodes the following:
- the LOC100750407 gene encoding E3 ubiquitin-protein ligase TRIM32 isoform X2, with translation MAAAAAASHLNLDALREVLECPICMESFTEEQLRPKLLHCGHTICRQCLEKLLASSINGVRCPFCSKITRITSLTQLTDNLTVLKIIDTAGLSEAVGLLMCRACGRRLPRQFCRSCGLVLCEPCREADHQPPGHCTLPVKEAAEERRRDFGEKLTRLRELTGELQRRKVALEGVSRDLQARYKAVLQEYGHEERRVQEELARSRKFFTGSLAEVEKSNSQVVEEQSYLLNIAEVQAVSRCDYFLAKIKQADVALLEETADEEEPELTANLPRELTLQDVELLKVGHVGPLQIGQAVKKPRTVNMEDSWAMEEAVASAASASVTFKEMDMSPEEVVASPRASPAKQRNSEAASGIQQCLFLKKMGAKGSTPGMFNLPVSLYVTSQSEVLVADRGNYRIQVFNRKGFLKEIRRSPSGIDSFVLSFLGADLPNLTPLSVAMNCHGLIGVTDSYDNSLKVYTLDGHCVACHRSQLSKPWGITALPSGQFVVTDVEGGKLWCFTVDRGAGVVKYSCLCSAVRPKFVTCDAEGTVYFTQGLGLNVENRQNEHHLEGGFSIGSVGPDGQLGRQISHFFSENEDFRCIAGMCVDARGDLIVADSSRKEILHFPKGGGYSVLIREGLTCPVGIALTPKGQLLVLDCWDHCVKIYSYHLRRYSTP